The Raphanus sativus cultivar WK10039 chromosome 6, ASM80110v3, whole genome shotgun sequence sequence GCTGGTGGCATCTTTGCTATTATCGTTTCCTCCGTGTTTGAAGCTAAGTTCCCAGCGCCGTCCTATGCGGATGATGCCTTGGGATCCACGGTACCTCAAGCAGATTTTGTGTGGCGTATAATCCTGATGTTTGGTGCTATCCCAGCGTCGATGACGTATTACTCAAGGTCCAAGATGCCGGAGACCGCGAGATACACTGCATTGGTTGCTAAAGACGCAACGAAGGCTGCTTCAGATATGTCTAGGGTTCTACAAGTGGAGATAGAGCCAGAACAGATTTTGGAAGAGATTTCAACGGATAAGTCCAAATCCTTTTCCTTGTTTTCCAAGGAATTCATGAAATGCCATGGACTTCATTTGCTTGGCACTACATCCACATGGTTCCTTCTAGACATCGCTTTCTACAGTCAAAACCTTTTCCAGAAAGATATTTTCAGCGCGATCGGGTGGATCCCTCCGGCTCAAACCATGAACGCGGTTCAAGAAGTTTTCAAGATCGCGCGCGCGCAAACACTCATCGCCTTGTGTAGCACGGTGCCTGGTTACTGGTTCACAGTTGTGTTCATCGACGTCATTGGAAGATTCGCCATTCAGCTAATGGGATTCTTCTTCATGACGGTCTTTATGTTTGCGTTGGCTATTCCATACAACCACTGGACTCACAAGGATAACCGGATCGGTTTCGTCATCATGTACTCTTTAACATTCTTTTTCGCTAACTTTGGACCCAATGCTACAACCTTCGTCGTACCGGCTGAGATCTTCCCAGCCAGGTTCAGATCAACCTGCCATGGTATCTCTGCTGCATCAGGAAAGTTAGGTGCGATGGTTGGTGCGTTTGGATTCTTGTATTTGGCGCAAAGCCCTGACAAGAACAAGACAGACGCAGGGTACCCTCCAGGTATTGGGGTCAGGAACTCGCTTCTCGTGTTAGGTGTGATTAACTTCTTGGGTATCCTCTTCACTTTCTTAGTGCCTGAATCTAAAGGGAAATCGCTTGAAGAAATGTCTGGTGAAAATGAAAGCAATGAGCAGAACAACAACGATAGCAGAACTGTCGAAATGGTGTAGTTTGATAcaatatgtcttttttttttttgttcttctcttttcttcttgtttttggCAATTTAAGTTGTTCTTCGTGTGATATGTTGCTATTGAGATCAAAATGTTCATGTAACGATTTAAGGTCAAATCTCTGagtaaatgatatttttttggtttggttgaaatttttgattttactaCGAATGTGAAATTGATAAATAGTGAAACGGTAGAACAGAGGAACAACAATTGACATTTAAGTAAACAGGTTAATATCGTATATTTGAGAtgaaagaaaaagtaaaaaatagacAAATTAGTGTTTAATGTAAATTTCTTAAATGCCTAATTTTGTCAAGTGAATATACATTTAGAGAATTGTATTGCGTAGCCAAAAATATTCGTTTAGTGTTtaatgtagatttttttttaaacgtctAACTTTGTTAAGTGAATAATATACAGTACATTTAGGGAATTATGTTGCATAGTTAACAATTAGagaataaatatgttaatatcaGGAATTGAATGacaattattttatagaaacaggaatttaattttatactggaaattgatgtcaaaaaaaattaaaaaaattatactggaaactaaattataatattaatatatacattctCAATTACCAGACTCCAGAGGCATTGCTTCGGTAATATCTGAAAGTTTCAGGAATCTCAGTTCGCCTAGGTATGTGCTCTACTCGTCTCTTGTCCGAAAATCTTAGATTTTGAATCCTAATAAGATCCGATATTCTTTCGAGAACTCGTTTTGTTTTAAGCTCTGCAAATGATTGGAAAGGAGCTTCCTTTATGTGAATTTCTTTTGAAAGGGTTTAATTTTGAGAATTCAAGAACGATTTAAGGGTAAAGATTGGCTTTTTA is a genomic window containing:
- the LOC108810289 gene encoding inorganic phosphate transporter 1-4-like, encoding MADNQLQVLNALDVAKTQWYHFTAIVIAGMGFFTDAYDLFCISLVTKLLGRIYYHEEGSHKPGSLPPNVAAATNGVAFCGTLAGQLFFGWLGDKLGRKKVYGMTLMIMVVCSVASGLSFGDKPKSVMATLCFFRFWLGFGIGGDYPLSATIMSEYANKKTRGAFISAVFAMQGFGIMAGGIFAIIVSSVFEAKFPAPSYADDALGSTVPQADFVWRIILMFGAIPASMTYYSRSKMPETARYTALVAKDATKAASDMSRVLQVEIEPEQILEEISTDKSKSFSLFSKEFMKCHGLHLLGTTSTWFLLDIAFYSQNLFQKDIFSAIGWIPPAQTMNAVQEVFKIARAQTLIALCSTVPGYWFTVVFIDVIGRFAIQLMGFFFMTVFMFALAIPYNHWTHKDNRIGFVIMYSLTFFFANFGPNATTFVVPAEIFPARFRSTCHGISAASGKLGAMVGAFGFLYLAQSPDKNKTDAGYPPGIGVRNSLLVLGVINFLGILFTFLVPESKGKSLEEMSGENESNEQNNNDSRTVEMV